The genome window GGCAGGAGCATGGAGGTTTATGTGGACGACATGATCGTCAAAAGTCGAACTGACCAGCGCCTCATACCCGACCTTCGGGAGGTCCTGGACATCCTACTGAAGAGCCGGATGCGCCTAAATCCGAAGAAGTGCACTTTTGGGGTCAGATCGGGAAGGTTTCTCGGTTTCCTGGTGTCCCGAGACGGAATCCGGGCCAACCCGGATAAACTCCAGGCCATCATGGACATGGCCCCTCCGAGGAGCGTGAAGGAAGTCCAACGGCTAACAGGAAGGATGGCCGCCCTGAATAGGTTCCTCTCGCGCTCCGCGGTCCGGGGGCTGCCCTTCTTCCGAGTACTGAAAGCGCCGAAGGACTTCCACTGGACTGAAGAGTGCCAGAAGGCCTTCATCGACCTAAAAATCTACTTGGCCGAGCTACCATCTCTGACAGCCCCAGAGCCGGGGGAGACCTTATTCCTATACCTATCCGCCTGCAACGAGGCCGTCAGCGCGGTCCTGGTGCGGGAGGATGGGGGGCTCAGAGGCCGGTGTATTACGTAAGCCGAGCTCTACAGGGGCCAGAGACACGATACTCACCAGCCGAGAAGTTGGTCCTTGCCTTGGTACATGCGGCACGCAAGCTCCGCCCTTACTTTCAAGCTCACGGCATTGTAGTCCTGACTGACCAGCCCTTGCGTCAGATACTCACCAAGCCAGAGGTCTCGGGCAGAATGACCAAATGGGCTGTCGAGCTAGCCAAGCACGACATCGGCTATCAACCCCGCAAAGCCATCAAGGCCCAGGCCTTAGCGGATTTCCTTGCTGAGGGGGCTAGCTTGAGTCTAACCGAGCTAAGCCCCCAACACGAGGAGCGGCTGCCGAAGGAGCCCTGGGTGTTGTTCGTAGACGGGGCCTCCAGCAAGGAAGGAAGCGGGGCGGGTCTGCTACTCATTTCACCTACCGGGGAAGAACTGACCTACGCCCTCCGATTGGACTTCCCCGCGTCCAACAACGAGGCCGAGTACGAGGCCCTGCTCACAGGATTGCGGATAGCCCACCAGATGGGAATAACCGCGATCCAGGTCAGGAGCGACTCACAGCTCGTCGTCCTTCAAGTCCTTGGGGAGTACGAAGCCAAGGACGAGGTTATGAAGAAGTACCTGGCCAAAGTACGAGAGGCGGTGGCCTTGTTCGAAACGTTCGAAATCGAGCGGGTGCCAAGGTCCCAGAACAAGCGGGCAGACGCCCTTTCAAAGTTGGCATCCTCCTCATTTGCCCACCTGAGCAAGGAGGTATTGGTGAAGGTGCTAAAGCAGAAAAGTATCGATCAGGTCCAGGTCCTGGCTATAGACAGCTCGACCACCTGGATGACGCCCCTCGTTGACTTTCTCAGCTCGGGTGACCTCCCCGAAAACAAAGCTGAGGCCCGACGCATCCAGCTCCGAGCTGCCAAGTACGCCTACGCCGGGGGAACCCTCTACAGGAGGTCGTACTTGTCCCCCTGGCTAAAGTGCGTGACGCCCGAGGAAGGTGATTACGTCCTGCgcgaaatccatgaaggaataTGTGCGGCCCATGTGGGGTCCCGAGTGCTGGCTAAGAAGTGCCTCCTTTTGGGCTACTATTGGCCCTCCGTCTTTCGAGACGCAGCAGATCTGGTCCAGAAATGCCGGGCCTGCCAGGTGCACGCTTCGCTGCGCCATCAGCCAGCTCGGGAGATGGTCCCCATCCACAGTCCTTGGCCCTTCGCTCAATAGGGGATAGACCTCCTGGGTCCCTTTCCCCGAGTCCCGGGAAGATATGAGCACCTCGTGGTAGCCATAGACTACTTCACAAAATGGGTGGAAGCGGAGCCCCTGGTCTCTATCTCGGGGAAGGCAATTCAGAAATTCTTTTGGAAGAGCATAGTTTGCCGGTTTGGGATTCCGCATGTCCTGATATTCGACAACGGCCGCCAGTTCGCCGAGAACCCTTTCCGCAGCTGGTGCGCCGAGCTCGGAATCAACCAACACTTCACGTCGGTTGGTCACCCCCAGGCCAATGGCCAGGTGGAGAACGCTAACCGAACTGTCCTGCAAGGGTTGAAGACTAGACTGGAGTCCGCCCAATCGAGCTGGCTGGATGAGCTCCCAGTGTCCTCTGGGCTTACCGCACTACGCCCAGGACGGCTACTCACGAGACCCCGTTCTCCCTAACATACGGAGCAGAGGCTGTGGTGCCCGCAGAGGTTGGTCTTCCCTCACCCAGAACACAGAATTTCGTGGCAACATCCAACGAGGAAGAGCTTAGGTGCGACTTGGACAGGCTCGAAGTCAGGCGGGAGGAAGCGGCTATTCGAATGGCTGAGTATAAAAGCCAGCTCGCTCGCTATCACAACGCAAAGTAAAGACTATACAGTACCAGCCAGGAGACCTCGTCCTGAGGAAGAACTCGATAAGCCGAGTACATGGCTCCAACAAGCTCGACCCAAACTGGGAGGGCCCCTACAAGGTCCTTGAGGCGAGCCGAGCTGGCTATTGCAAGCTCGCTAAGATGGATGGATCTGAAGTACCTCGGACTTGGCACTTCTCCAATTTGCGGTTGTTTGTAGCGTAGGTTAAACCAGGGTGTTCAGTGGCCTGTTCTCTGAAATCCGAATTTTTGTTTTCTCATTCAATCACAGCTCGTTTTAATTTTCACTTGTACTTGTTTCATTTTACAATTTTCAAACCTGCACCTTACACTAGCACATTCAGCATTCCCTCGCTCAACGTCCTAGTGGGGGGCTAGGGGTAGTGGGTGAAGTGTGAAGTGTTCAACCCAGGATGTCGGCACGAACGCGCTTAATGAAGTGTGAAgtgttcgacccaggaggtcggcaagaACGCACTTAATGCTTAAAATATTCTGAAGTGTGAAgtgttcgacccaggaggtcggcacgaacGCGCTTAATGAAGTGTGAAgtgttcgacccaggaggtcggcaagaACGCACTTAATGCTTAAAATATTCTGAAGTGTGAAgtgttcgacccaggaggtcggcaagaACGCACTTAATGCTTAAAATACTCTGAAGTGTGAAGTGTTCGACCCACGAGGTCGGCAAGAACGCACTTAATGCTTAAAATACTCTGAAGTGTGAAgtgttcgacccaggaggtcggcacgaacGCGCTTAATGAAGTGTGAAGTGTtcggcccaggaggtcggcaagaACGCACTTAATGCTTAAAGTACTCGTTCGGAAGTGCGAATTGTTCGACCTAGGAGGTCGGCAAGGACGCGCTTAATATTTAAAGCACTCAGCCCCAAGGGGTGAGGTGTGAGGTGTTCGACCCCGGAGGTCGGCACATAGCATTGCGAGTGggcaaggaaagaagaaaataacTCTTCGAAATCTTGTGTATACATTGCAagactatctattacaaagctTCCGAGctgcctatctattacaaagcgCCCTGCCTATCTACCGCAAAATTTCCGAGCTGGTAATCTCCTTCGATGTCTGTTCTACCTGCTGGTGGCCCGACCGGGGTGGAAGCTGAAAGTACATCTTAAGCATGTTGAGAGGCGTATGGTGAAGGCTATTCAGGAGCCCGGAAGCAGGAAACCCCTTCCGTCCTGGATGGACCTCCAAGAGCATTTTCAACTGGAGCATGGTCACATCCTTACAAAAAGACAGAAAGGGTTTCTGGAGTGGCTACCGCCCTAGGCCACCGGCTCTTTCCCGGCAGCTCTGCCTGGAGACCCGTCCTCCTCCAGGGGAACCTCCTCTAGGTCTGCTCCTACGTCGGTTCGGCGGACCAGGCTCTTCAGGGCATGCCCCTTCCGGTACCCATCAAAGAGCCAGTCAAGCCTATCCTCGGCCGCAGGATCGTAGTCCTTGAAGTCCGCCACGTTGAAGCCGGGTAGGTTGAGGCCCTGCACCTGGGTCAGGGCCCGCGTAGAGCCAACCTGGAGGATGGGCTGGTTGAGGAGGGCGATGTCCACCTCGAACTGATCGGAGGAGATGAACTCCCGAACAGCCTTCTTCCGCTCTCGGCTGACGGTGCCGGAGAGCTCTACGGCATGCTCCTCCTTCAGCCTGGCCACACCAGCCCTCTCCTGGTCGAGCTCCGACCTGGTGGAGGCGAGCTGGACTTGGGCGGCGTCCATCTCCTTCTCGGCCTTGTCTAATTTGGCCTTAAGGGAGCTGGCCTCCTGGAGGGCCTGGGAAAGCTTCCTCTCCGCCTCCAAGTTCTTCTTCCGCAACTTTTCCAGGTCGGGAGACAGCTCGGAGAAGCGGGTAGCCAGGGCGGCACCGGCAGCGTTGGACTGGAAAAGCGAGAAAGCAGATCAGCATGCCACATCACTTAACCCAGACACGGGGGTGAAATTAACCCATGGGCGATACTTACTTGGGCCTGGGCGGTGTAGtacgcgtccaagagctcggagGGGCTGGCCAGCTCCATCCACTTCCTGTCCCTAGGAAGGACCGAGCCCACCATCAGCTCGCGAGCCACCTCGGGGAATTGGGCTCGGTCGTTGAGGGAGAGTTTCCAGGACGGACAGAAGTGGCGGGGGTCATGCATCGTGGGGGCTTGGCCTGGCTTCAGGGGAGCTATGTGGCGGAAGTGCCACAAGCTCGGGGGAGTCGACTCCTGGACCTGCTCCTCGGCAGAGCCCACGCCCAGGTGGACTGGTCCCCCGGAGACCCGCGCAAGAGGAGGAGGCTGTGCGGAGACCAGGGCGAGCCTCTTCTGCCCAGCCTGAGAGGGCTCGTCCCCTCTGCCCCTCTTCTGTCCGGCCGCCTTCTTCTTGCTGGCGGCCTGCTTGGAGGGGGATGGTTGTGATGTCTCCTTCTGGGGGGCTGAACCGCCCCCCGGGGTGGAAGCCCCACCTGGGGCCCCCCGAGCAGCTCCGGGCTGGGGGTCGGGAGTGACCTCCTCGAGGGGTGCGCCCAGCAGTTGGGAGAGCTTCCTCACTGAAATGAACACCAGGTCAGCCAAACGAAAGACAGTAAAAggcaaaaaagggaaaatctaTACGCTATGAATAAAGACAGGGACAGAGCCAGCGTTACAGGTGTCGAGTTTGGGCTGGGGGGTCGCCACTTCTCCAGAGGATCCGGACAACGTCCCCATCAGCCCGGCTGCGGAGATCTGCTCAGTAGAGATCCTGGTGACATCGAGCTTCACCTTGGAGCCCAACAGCTGGCCGAGAGTCTCGTAGTCCAGGTCCTTCGGGTAGGGGTCGGCCTTGACTCCCCCAACCTTCCACACATTGGGGGGAAAATGTGTGGATCTGACAAAGAAGAAATCCTCCTTCCAATCCTTCACGGAGGTGGGGAGGCCGAAGAACAACTCCTGGGCCCCTTTCCCTCCCTTGGTCTAGGGGCCACGACGGGAGAAGTAGTACCACCCCGGGAGGGAGGACTTAAGGATGAAGGCGGCTCGGAAAAGGGAGAGAGAGTTGGGGATGTCGCAGAGAAGGCAGTAAATCATGAATCCGGTGATGATCCTGATGGAGGTAGGGTGAAGTTGGGTGATTCTGAGCCCCCAGTAGGTCAGAATATCGGTTAGAGCTGGATGAATGGGGAGACGGAGCCCTGCGATGAGCTGCTCCCTGTAGATGGCTACGAAGCCTGGGGGAGGTCGGCAGGCTCGGTCGTCGGGCCCGACCGCCCTCGGCTCGAAGGCCGGAGGGATGGAGTACGACTCGGCCAGCTCGGCCACGTCCGGGGGTAATAGGGTGGCCTCCTGTAGGTCTGGGTAACCGTAGGAGAATTCGGGATCATCCCCCTGCTCTGAAGCAGGGGTCCCCTCAGAAGGATCCCTGTCCTCCCCAGCTCCGCCCTGGGCCCCGCCAGGGGAATCATGGGGGGACTGGGGGGAGGAGGTGGTTGCGGCCTCTCGCTCGAGGTAGGCGTCGAGCTCGGCCGTTTCCTCTACAGCGCGGGCAGAAAAAGGATGGGAGGAAGGAGACTGGGGGGAAGGAGAGCTCATGGTGTCAGTAGGCTCGGGCAGGTCTGAGGTGTGGAAGCTGGGACTAGAAACAGAAGAAGGGGAAGGGGGAGGAGGAGAAGATGGTGACGAAGATGAGGGTGAAGGCGAGGAAAGAACGATGATTCGGGGAGCTCTGCGGCGGATTGATACTACAGCAACAGAGGAGGAGGAATGATCCGACATAAAAGTGGGAGGTAGCAGAGGGCAAAAGAGACACCGTAAAGAGGGAAGATGAGTCGCAAAAAGGACTTACTGATGACGGCAGAAGAAGGACTGAAGGCTCGCCGGAATCTGGGTACAGGACGCCGGAGGTTGCTGGAAAATGGAAATGTGGGTGCACAGGGAGAGTGATAACTTgaaatgcacaagaagaagCGGAAATGGCAAATGGGACAGATGAGTATTTGGCACCCCCTATTTATAGGGGGAGGAGTGGAGGGAAAACGGTTGCGTGAATTTGAACCGACCCCCATGTGAACGCATTTAATGCTGGTACGAAAACCGAAGGGGCGTGACGACTGAAAGGACGCGGACGCAGCGTCCCTGTGACAGCACTGTACTAGAGGTGACCTTGACAGGGTAGTGCTCGGCCCTGGCCCCCCACGTGGCAGAGATAGATTAGGTCTGCCTGACGGTcctacctaatctagggggctagTGCAGAGGCCCATTCTAGGCTgggacacgtggcagcccaggcATAGCCGAGCTGGACCCTGGCCCCCGGCCCCTGGTGGCAGACTTGGGCCGCACTGACTAGGGCTCCCGAATGGGGCAAGGGCCCATCCCGAAGAGGTCGGGGACAATCCCCCTGAGTGCGGGATACTATCTACACTGGGCAAGTCCCGCACCGTGCGGAGGTCGGACTCCCTCACCAGGTATAAATAACGGCAAACATCAACTGTACACGGTACGCTCACTATTGACAATTTACTCTGGACAGCTACTACTTCCCGTGAACCTTACTCGCCGGAAAACTAACTTggccgtcggagtgccctcggggacaacTCTCGGGCCCCCCTTGTTAGCTCATTTCCTCTGTTTTGTAGGTCTTGGATCAGCTCTCCCATCGACACCCCGAGCTGATCAAGTCAGCTCTCCTCGGGGAAGCTCAGCGCTTCTTCACTATAGCACGTCTTTCTTCATGCACACATTTAACCtttaacaacaacaacaatatgATAATCAcaatagaataaaataattaaaagtagaGAAGCAGCAAAGGGGCAAGCTTCGTCCTGGACTGCAATGGTTCTTTGACATAAACCTCTTAAGCTAAGGATGATAAAACTGCTCCAGCAACGGTGAAACTGGACTTCTGTACCATATCAGAATAAttacccaaaaatcaccaaGATTTTTCATTGGAATATGAATTGCTGTTGCTGgtactactactactatatAGAGCAACTTGAGTGAATTGGTGGAAGGGCCTTAGTTCACTAAAATAAACCCtacttattttttttggttggatttAGAATTGAATCTTGCAATTTTATGATTGAGATTTTCCATAGAATGTCTGGAAATTGAAAGGAGGGGAGGAATAGCGGAATGGTAATATGGACGTGGCTTGCTTTGCcttttatgttttgtttttgtggattttttttttctagtttttacttattttgttcattttaatCCTTTATATTGCGTGATCTAACTCGACATTTCAAAGATACCCCCAATAGGTCATGGGACAAAGATAAACTAAGTGGTGTCATGTGAGTGAGAAGACTTACAAAGGAATGAAAAATATATCTGGAGgacaaaattggtaaaaaaaaaaaagccattaAGAACTATGTTAGTTTTAGTGAAAAATATAGGGGCAAAATTGGCAAATTCCCTTAAAATCTTTGATTGATtcaaagaaattaagaaattagaaatcaaattaaattttttactcAAATATATACGACTAAAGAATAGTTTTCTCTTATCTATCTTGATTTCGTTGTTTGAATAATTAAAGAATCTTTATCCAAATTTATAGAGTCATATATTACTATGAATTACTTGAGAAGTTTATGTGACTTTAAATTATAGACAAAAATGACTCTAATAGATGACATTgtagtaatttatttttgaatagcTTTATGGTATATTAAGTCACATAATCATATTGTAATTCAACTCTGGTCATCAAAAGAGATTAATTTAGTAATTTAGTGAAACAAAAAGTTAATGATGGCAAGGATCTAAAGATATTAGAGAGTCACAATATTTGATAGTATTAAGCCCCTTGTCTTCTATTGTAGTATAGATTAGAGGTAGCAAGCAAATCTAACATTTAAATTTTATCACGTCTATAAATGTACCTTTCCAAGGATTAGGGCattgttgaaattttgagtATTCTTAAAAAAATTGTTCCAAAGCATACATATGTAGCAATAGCAATataaaaacaccaaaaaaataccaaaaatacccaaagaacacaaaaaaatgaaaataaaataaaaagtcaTAGAAACACTTAAAATGACATAGTATTAAGGAAATATCGACACCCACTCCACCATTATTTACACACCTCTTTACTCCGTTCCCATCATCATTTCTCTTCTTGTACCTCTTTCTTTGTCCCTTTTAGTTTTCTCCATTCCCTGTCACCAACCATAACCTTATTGTAAGTTGCCACCTCACAATAC of Coffea arabica cultivar ET-39 chromosome 5c, Coffea Arabica ET-39 HiFi, whole genome shotgun sequence contains these proteins:
- the LOC140007680 gene encoding uncharacterized protein, with the protein product MTKWAVELAKHDIGYQPRKAIKAQALADFLAEGASLSLTELSPQHEERLPKEPWVLFVDGASSKEGSGAGLLLISPTGEELTYALRLDFPASNNEAEYEALLTGLRIAHQMGITAIQVRSDSQLVVLQVLGEYEAKDEVMKKYLAKVREAVALFETFEIERVPRSQNKRADALSKLASSSFAHLSKEVLVKVLKQKSIDQVQVLAIDSSTTWMTPLVDFLSSGDLPENKAEARRIQLRAAKYAYAGGTLYRRSYLSPWLKCVTPEEGDYVLREIHEGICAAHVGSRVLAKKCLLLGYYWPSVFRDAADLVQKCRACQVHASLRHQPAREMVPIHSPWPFAQ